A genomic window from Purpureocillium takamizusanense chromosome 2, complete sequence includes:
- the BDF1 gene encoding transcription initiation at TATA-containing promoter protein (COG:K~EggNog:ENOG503NVXS): MASPGPDAPATEAKSPAPVPAPAASASEQTPQPDVNGHVPSEEPTTKPQPDLAVPSAAEHPAEKDVPSPSPAESPQPEAERPLLNGNGSTGEHTEANKPAADADAKPAQPESSAASKSPAPKPAESPAPAPVEDLPKAVADEEAPKAADPGPKVSSPQAPDEPAAAPLPAASEDVEMADSAPVKDERAEPASQAADDKSAPASPVAKEPAPDTEMTDSRVEDPATAKPEHVDEPIPSQDAAALPSSEVDLGPARMSQLAIETDDKDTSLDVSMTEAPSTKVAREREEDTTEEPAPKRARTEPKEDEPADKETSAAPADATGDVINAAPDVPLLDMTAVTSLTRWTDADTNAATITPFQRREIRKVIGRVKKTKSGGHFRDSVQKLWPQVWEGYAARIEKPMDLSEVDRSVRDPNSLIATWGDFKSTLALIFENAMDFNGPDHTITAAAAHAVKLVWEDVVTIPAEEPVKPKAVPKPKPVRESRTVSNADAVARRQSAGPAGSPDAPAPAAPTQEAPVDRRSSTATDGDRPKRTVRAPKPKDIDYTTKPSRKKLKPELQFCDEVLTELMSPKHHNINKWFTEPVDAEGLGIPSYYSVIKKPMDLGKVQRMLAGGDISSFKEFDKNVRLVFENCYKFNGPPEQGNPVSGLAAQLEDLYVGQVKNKDSWLAKHAKSNAPAATASNASDEDEDEDEGDDNAAQAAAAANKDMEELKARLDEETQKLNGLLLSGNQSIITMQQQIVQTVQTLVIEAAQKAQQARVKPEKPAKKTKAGKPKAAGGAGRKSTGGGGDKPKKAAGSKKAASRKDLSPDEKNQIANAINDLDSPHLDQAIDIIKHDTGQNENKDGELELDIDQLSNAALFKLWDLCKKALPGFGKDSAAAPNSSPEVNRAAAKQAPKTAAKPKKNKPMSAKEQEARIAELNALRQLYKSGQEPADAQKVAQTPVAMDAADSSDDSDSEEE, from the exons ATGGCCTCGCCGGGTCCCGACGCCCCCGCGACAGAGGCCAAGTCTCCCGCACCCGTGCCTGCGCCCGCTGCATCTGCCTCCGAGCAGACGCCCCAGCCTGATGTTAACGG CCATGTTCCCTCCGAAGAACCTACGACGAAACCCCAGCCAGACTTGGCGGTCCCGTCTGCCGCCGAGCATCCCGCCGAAAAGGAtgtgccctcgccctcgcctgccGAGTCCCCGCAGCCTGAGGCCGAAAGGCCCTTGCTGAACGGCAACGGCTCGACGGGCGAGCACACCGAGGCCAACAAacccgcggccgacgcggacgcgAAACCTGCTCAGCCCGAAAGCTCGGCCGCGAGCAAGAGTCCGGCGCCGAAACCCGCAGAAagccccgcgccggcgccagtcGAGGACCTGCCCAAGGCTGTGGCTGATGAAGAAGCGCCCAAGGCTGCGGACCCCGGACCTAAGGTTTCTTCCCCGCAAGCGCCCGATGAGCCTGCAGCCGCCCCGCTTCCCGCTGCGTCTGAAGATGTCGAGATGGCCGACTCTGCTCCGGTCAAGGATGAGCGCGCAGAGCCTGCttcccaggccgccgacgacaagtcCGCACCTGCATCTCCAGTCGCCAAGGAGCCCGCTCCTGACACAGAAATGACTGACTCCCGGGTGGAGGACCCAGCCACCGCTAAGCCAGAACACGTTGACGAGCCTATTCCTTCGCAagatgctgccgccctccCGAGCTCCGAGGTCGACCTGGGTCCCGCTCGCATGTCTCAACTCGCCATTGAAACCGACGATAAAGACACATCTCTTGACGTGTCCATGACGGAGGCACCCAGCACCAAGGTGGCCCGGGAGCGCGAGGAGGACACCACCGAGGAACCTGCGCCGAAGCGCGCGAGGACAGAGCCcaaggaggacgagcccgCAGATAAAGAGACATCCGCGGCACCCGCCGATGCCACGGGCGAcgtcatcaacgccgccccTGACGTACCACTCCTCGACATGACGGCTGTAACTAGCTTGACGCGGTGgaccgacgccgacacgaACGCTGCGACCATAACCCCCTTTCAGCGCCGCGAGATCCGCAAGGTGATTGGCCGCGTCAAGAAGACCAAGTCGGGGGGGCACTTCCGTGACTCGGTCCAGAAGCTCTGGCCGCAGGTGTGGGAGGGTTATGCCGCGCGCATTGAGAAGCCCATGGACTTAAGTGAGGTTGACCGGTCCGTGCGGGACCCCAACAGCCTCATCGCGACCTGGGGCGACTTCAAGTCCACCCTCGCCCTTATCTTTGAGAATGCCATGGATTTCAACGGCCCGGACCACACCATTAcggccgcggctgcgcaCGCCGTGAAGCTGGTGTGGGAAGACGTCGTTACGATCCCGGCCGAAGAGCCCGTTAAGCCCAAGGCGgtgcccaagcccaagcccgtGCGTGAGTCCCGGACTGTCTCTAACGCCGACGCTGTCGCACGGCGACAGTCTgctgggccggcgggcagcccaGACGCGCCCGCTCCTGCCGCCCCGACGCAGGAGGCGCCCGTCgaccgccgcagctcgacaGCCACCGACGGTGACAGGCCCAAGCGGACCGTGCGGGCGCCGAAGCCCAAGGACATCGACTACACCACGAAGCCATCgcgcaagaagctcaagcCGGAGCTGCAGTTTTGCGACGAGGTCCTGACAGAGCTGATGAGTCCCAAACACCACAACATCAACAAGTGGTTCACGGAGCCCGTggacgccgagggcctgGGCATCCCGTCGTATTATAGCGTCATCAAGAAGCCGATGGACCTCGGCAAGGTGCAGCGCATGCTAGCTGGTGGCGACATCTCGAGCTTTAAGGAATTTGATAAGAACGTGCGGCTCGTGTTCGAGAACTGCTATAAGTTCAACGGGCCTCCGGAGCAGGGCAACCCCGTGTCGgggctcgccgcgcagctcgaggatcTGTATGTCGGTCAGGTGAAAAACAAGGACTCGTGGCTGGCCAAGCACGCCAAGTCCAAcgcgccggcagcgacggcctccaacgccagcgacgaggacgaggatgaggatgagggtgacgacaacgccgcgcaagcggccgcggccgccaacaaggacatggaggagctcaaggccagactggacgaggagacgcAGAAACTCAACGGTTTGCTCCTCAGCGGCAACCAATCCATCATCACtatgcagcagcagattGTGCAGACGGTCCAGACACTGGTCATTGAGGCAGCCCAGaaggcgcagcaggcccGTGTGAAGCCGGAGAagccggccaagaagaccaaggccggcaagcccaaggctgcgggcggcgcaggtcggAAGTCGacaggcggtggcggcgacaagcccaagaaggctGCCGGCTCCAAGAAGGCCGCCTCGAGAAAGGACTTGTCGCCCGACGAGAAGAACCAGATTGCCAACGCTATTAACGACCTGGACTCGCCGCACCTCGATCAGGCCATTGACATCATCAAGCACGACACTGGCCAGAAT GAGAACAAGGACGGCGAATTGGAGCTGGACATTGACCAGCTCAGCAACGCGGCGTTGTTCAAGCTCTGGGACCTGTGCAAAAAAGCGCTCCCAGGCTTCGGTAAAGACTCAGCCGCAGCTCCCAATTCGTCGCCAGAGGTTaaccgggccgccgccaaacaGGCTCCTAAGACGGCAGcgaagcccaagaagaacaagCCCATGAGCGCCAAGGAGCAAGAGGCGCGGATCGCGGAGCTCAACGCCCTTCGGCAGCTGTACAAGTCGGGTCAAGAGCCTGCGGACGCTCAGAAGGTGGCGCAGAcgcccgtggccatggaTGCTGCCGATTCGAGCGATgactcggactcggaggAGGAATGA
- the BDF1 gene encoding transcription initiation at TATA-containing promoter protein, variant 2 (COG:K~EggNog:ENOG503NVXS), whose product MASPGPDAPATEAKSPAPVPAPAASASEQTPQPDVNGHVPSEEPTTKPQPDLAVPSAAEHPAEKDVPSPSPAESPQPEAERPLLNGNGSTGEHTEANKPAADADAKPAQPESSAASKSPAPKPAESPAPAPVEDLPKAVADEEAPKAADPGPKVSSPQAPDEPAAAPLPAASEDVEMADSAPVKDERAEPASQAADDKSAPASPVAKEPAPDTEMTDSRVEDPATAKPEHVDEPIPSQDAAALPSSEVDLGPARMSQLAIETDDKDTSLDVSMTEAPSTKVAREREEDTTEEPAPKRARTEPKEDEPADKETSAAPADATGDVINAAPDVPLLDMTAVTSLTRWTDADTNAATITPFQRREIRKVIGRVKKTKSGGHFRDSVQKLWPQVWEGYAARIEKPMDLSEVDRSVRDPNSLIATWGDFKSTLALIFENAMDFNGPDHTITAAAAHAVKLVWEDVVTIPAEEPVKPKAVPKPKPVRESRTVSNADAVARRQSAGPAGSPDAPAPAAPTQEAPVDRRSSTATDGDRPKRTVRAPKPKDIDYTTKPSRKKLKPELQFCDEVLTELMSPKHHNINKWFTEPVDAEGLGIPSYYSVIKKPMDLGKVQRMLAGGDISSFKEFDKNVRLVFENCYKFNGPPEQGNPVSGLAAQLEDLYVGQVKNKDSWLAKHAKSNAPAATASNASDEDEDEDEGDDNAAQAAAAANKDMEELKARLDEETQKLNGLLLSGNQSIITMQQQIVQTVQTLVIEAAQKAQQARVKPEKPAKKTKAGKPKAAGGAGRKSTGGGGDKPKKAAGSKKAASRKDLSPDEKNQIANAINDLDSPHLDQAIDIIKHDTGQNVSGYVPLMWAELGY is encoded by the exons ATGGCCTCGCCGGGTCCCGACGCCCCCGCGACAGAGGCCAAGTCTCCCGCACCCGTGCCTGCGCCCGCTGCATCTGCCTCCGAGCAGACGCCCCAGCCTGATGTTAACGG CCATGTTCCCTCCGAAGAACCTACGACGAAACCCCAGCCAGACTTGGCGGTCCCGTCTGCCGCCGAGCATCCCGCCGAAAAGGAtgtgccctcgccctcgcctgccGAGTCCCCGCAGCCTGAGGCCGAAAGGCCCTTGCTGAACGGCAACGGCTCGACGGGCGAGCACACCGAGGCCAACAAacccgcggccgacgcggacgcgAAACCTGCTCAGCCCGAAAGCTCGGCCGCGAGCAAGAGTCCGGCGCCGAAACCCGCAGAAagccccgcgccggcgccagtcGAGGACCTGCCCAAGGCTGTGGCTGATGAAGAAGCGCCCAAGGCTGCGGACCCCGGACCTAAGGTTTCTTCCCCGCAAGCGCCCGATGAGCCTGCAGCCGCCCCGCTTCCCGCTGCGTCTGAAGATGTCGAGATGGCCGACTCTGCTCCGGTCAAGGATGAGCGCGCAGAGCCTGCttcccaggccgccgacgacaagtcCGCACCTGCATCTCCAGTCGCCAAGGAGCCCGCTCCTGACACAGAAATGACTGACTCCCGGGTGGAGGACCCAGCCACCGCTAAGCCAGAACACGTTGACGAGCCTATTCCTTCGCAagatgctgccgccctccCGAGCTCCGAGGTCGACCTGGGTCCCGCTCGCATGTCTCAACTCGCCATTGAAACCGACGATAAAGACACATCTCTTGACGTGTCCATGACGGAGGCACCCAGCACCAAGGTGGCCCGGGAGCGCGAGGAGGACACCACCGAGGAACCTGCGCCGAAGCGCGCGAGGACAGAGCCcaaggaggacgagcccgCAGATAAAGAGACATCCGCGGCACCCGCCGATGCCACGGGCGAcgtcatcaacgccgccccTGACGTACCACTCCTCGACATGACGGCTGTAACTAGCTTGACGCGGTGgaccgacgccgacacgaACGCTGCGACCATAACCCCCTTTCAGCGCCGCGAGATCCGCAAGGTGATTGGCCGCGTCAAGAAGACCAAGTCGGGGGGGCACTTCCGTGACTCGGTCCAGAAGCTCTGGCCGCAGGTGTGGGAGGGTTATGCCGCGCGCATTGAGAAGCCCATGGACTTAAGTGAGGTTGACCGGTCCGTGCGGGACCCCAACAGCCTCATCGCGACCTGGGGCGACTTCAAGTCCACCCTCGCCCTTATCTTTGAGAATGCCATGGATTTCAACGGCCCGGACCACACCATTAcggccgcggctgcgcaCGCCGTGAAGCTGGTGTGGGAAGACGTCGTTACGATCCCGGCCGAAGAGCCCGTTAAGCCCAAGGCGgtgcccaagcccaagcccgtGCGTGAGTCCCGGACTGTCTCTAACGCCGACGCTGTCGCACGGCGACAGTCTgctgggccggcgggcagcccaGACGCGCCCGCTCCTGCCGCCCCGACGCAGGAGGCGCCCGTCgaccgccgcagctcgacaGCCACCGACGGTGACAGGCCCAAGCGGACCGTGCGGGCGCCGAAGCCCAAGGACATCGACTACACCACGAAGCCATCgcgcaagaagctcaagcCGGAGCTGCAGTTTTGCGACGAGGTCCTGACAGAGCTGATGAGTCCCAAACACCACAACATCAACAAGTGGTTCACGGAGCCCGTggacgccgagggcctgGGCATCCCGTCGTATTATAGCGTCATCAAGAAGCCGATGGACCTCGGCAAGGTGCAGCGCATGCTAGCTGGTGGCGACATCTCGAGCTTTAAGGAATTTGATAAGAACGTGCGGCTCGTGTTCGAGAACTGCTATAAGTTCAACGGGCCTCCGGAGCAGGGCAACCCCGTGTCGgggctcgccgcgcagctcgaggatcTGTATGTCGGTCAGGTGAAAAACAAGGACTCGTGGCTGGCCAAGCACGCCAAGTCCAAcgcgccggcagcgacggcctccaacgccagcgacgaggacgaggatgaggatgagggtgacgacaacgccgcgcaagcggccgcggccgccaacaaggacatggaggagctcaaggccagactggacgaggagacgcAGAAACTCAACGGTTTGCTCCTCAGCGGCAACCAATCCATCATCACtatgcagcagcagattGTGCAGACGGTCCAGACACTGGTCATTGAGGCAGCCCAGaaggcgcagcaggcccGTGTGAAGCCGGAGAagccggccaagaagaccaaggccggcaagcccaaggctgcgggcggcgcaggtcggAAGTCGacaggcggtggcggcgacaagcccaagaaggctGCCGGCTCCAAGAAGGCCGCCTCGAGAAAGGACTTGTCGCCCGACGAGAAGAACCAGATTGCCAACGCTATTAACGACCTGGACTCGCCGCACCTCGATCAGGCCATTGACATCATCAAGCACGACACTGGCCAGAATGTAAGTGGATACGTACCGTTGATGTGGGCTGAATTGGGATACTAA
- a CDS encoding uncharacterized protein (EggNog:ENOG503P1JH~COG:F) codes for MATDAPKPVRLLDLITAVDNVPLDFETNHTPYYRFLLAPDPRAHGFIHPDTVAKLPWPAAFFAVDHAARTVSVTPPPSDEGSSSSSSLSAHANAALQQAVDAAIAAPAGDFPTLNGRHSEYFLVPGARSFVQVERFAAPLFGIATRGAHLTCYVRPRAEDELRIWVARRSRNLFTYPGMLDSTVAGGVKASDTPWECIVAEAGEEASLPRELLLPPLTAARGDRGDGQSPPLQLLAAGTVTLANRNPRTGLFHGEVLYVYDMEMPTTVRPRPNPDDGEVDEFVLMGCAEVRERMGRGEFKPNVCAVLIDFMVRHGVVTPEGEPDYVEICARLRRRLPMPTVSDL; via the exons ATGGCGACCGACGCGCCAAAGCCAGTGCGGCTGCTGGACctcatcaccgccgtcgacaa CGTGCCGCTCGACTTCGAGACCAACCACACGCCCTACTACCGCTTCCTCCTGGCGCCGGACCCGCGCGCCCACGGCTTCATCCACCCGGACACGGTGGCCAagctgccctggccggccgccttcttcgccgtcgaccacgccgcgcgcaccgtctccgtcacgccgccgccgtctgacgagggctcgtcgtcctcgtcgtccctctCGGCGcacgccaacgccgccctgcagcaggctgtcgacgccgccatcgccgcgccggccggcgactTCCCCACGCTCAACGGCCGGCACAGCGAGTACTTCCTCGTTCCCGGGGCGCGCTCCTTTGTGCAGGTGGAGCGcttcgccgcgccgctcttTGGCATCGCGACGCGCGGTGCGCACCTGACGTGCTACGTGCGACCGcgggccgaggacgagctgcgcaTCTGGgtcgcgcgccgcagccgcaaccTGTTCACGTACCCGGGAATGCTGGACAGCACGGTCGCGGGGGGCGTCAAGGCCTCGGACACGCCGTGGGAgtgcatcgtcgccgaggcgggcgaggaggcgtccCTGCCGCGGGAGCTGCTTCTGCCACCCCTGACGGCAGCGCGGGGCGACCGGGGCGACgggcagtcgccgccgctgcagctgctcgcggcggggacggtGACGCTGGCGAACCGCAACCCGCGGACGGGCCTGTTCCACGGCGAGGTGCTGTACGTGTACGACATGgagatgccgacgacggtgcggccgcggccgaacccggacgacggcgaggtggacgagtTTGTGCTCATGGGGTGCGCCGAGGTGCGCGAGCGCATGGGCCGCGGCGAGTTCAAGCCCAACGTGTGCGCCGTGCTGATTGACTTTATGGTGCGCCATGGGGTGGTGACGCCCGAGGGGGAGCCCGACTACGTCGAGATTTGTGCGCGcctgaggaggaggctgccCATGCCGACCGTCTCGGACTTGTGA